A portion of the Anaeromyxobacter diazotrophicus genome contains these proteins:
- a CDS encoding 16S rRNA (uracil(1498)-N(3))-methyltransferase codes for MRRLFIPLARLGGARAALTASEAHYLTAVLRLGPGTTVEVFDGEGGAREARLAATESGLALELGPRRDAPAPAAKVHLAFALARGERSDVAVQKATEVGVARLTPFQAVRSVVKLDAQRGAERARRWQRIAAEAARQCGRADVPVVDPPTTLAAALAAAPPGFRTVLFYEAGGEPVAEVVDPGAAGHLLVVGPEGGFAPEEVEAALAAGARLATLGPRILRNETAAIVAAALVQHLAGDLR; via the coding sequence GTGAGGCGGCTCTTCATCCCGCTGGCGCGGCTCGGCGGGGCGCGGGCGGCGCTCACGGCGAGCGAGGCGCACTACCTCACCGCGGTGCTGCGGCTCGGCCCGGGCACGACGGTGGAGGTCTTCGACGGCGAGGGGGGCGCGCGCGAGGCGCGGCTCGCCGCGACCGAGTCCGGGCTCGCGCTGGAGCTCGGGCCGCGCCGCGACGCGCCGGCGCCGGCGGCCAAGGTCCACCTGGCCTTCGCCCTGGCGCGCGGCGAGCGGAGCGACGTGGCGGTGCAGAAGGCGACCGAGGTGGGGGTGGCGCGCCTCACGCCCTTCCAGGCGGTCCGCTCGGTGGTGAAGCTCGACGCGCAGCGCGGGGCGGAGCGCGCGCGCCGCTGGCAGCGCATCGCCGCGGAGGCGGCGCGCCAGTGCGGGCGCGCCGACGTGCCGGTGGTGGACCCGCCCACGACGCTCGCTGCGGCGCTGGCCGCGGCGCCGCCGGGGTTCCGGACGGTGCTCTTCTACGAGGCGGGCGGCGAGCCGGTGGCGGAGGTGGTGGACCCGGGCGCGGCGGGACACCTCCTCGTGGTGGGGCCGGAGGGCGGCTTCGCGCCGGAGGAGGTCGAGGCGGCCCTGGCGGCCGGCGCGCGCCTCGCCACGCTCGGCCCGCGCATCCTCCGCAACGAGACGGCCGCGATCGTCGCGGCGGCGCTCGTCCAGCACCTCGCGGGCGACCTCCGCTAG
- a CDS encoding 50S ribosomal protein L11 methyltransferase: MPSYALTVDVPEAEADDTAALLLDAGAAGAEVRDGSVAPMPGTPRPSAGRALVVAFFAARQAATEAAAELGLEGAVAELADQDWSETWKAGLAPFRVGRVFIRFSWTPSPPPPGTVEVVLDPGMAFGTGTHPTTALCLAGLDELLAASPGAAVLDVGTGSGLLAIAARKLGAGRVAATENDPVALRVAEENAERNGVQLELKLAAPDEVQGRFPIVVANILANTLVELAPGIAARLAPGGALLLSGILAGQEDEVRAAYLAQGLVPDPARERSQAEWRLLALARPAP; encoded by the coding sequence ATGCCCAGCTACGCGCTCACGGTGGACGTCCCGGAGGCGGAGGCCGACGACACGGCGGCGCTGCTGCTCGACGCGGGGGCGGCGGGGGCGGAGGTGCGCGACGGCTCGGTGGCGCCGATGCCCGGGACGCCGCGGCCTTCCGCCGGGCGGGCGCTGGTGGTCGCGTTCTTCGCGGCGCGCCAGGCTGCGACCGAGGCGGCGGCGGAGCTGGGCCTCGAGGGGGCGGTGGCGGAGCTCGCCGATCAGGACTGGAGCGAGACCTGGAAGGCGGGGCTGGCGCCGTTCCGCGTGGGGCGCGTCTTCATCCGCTTCTCCTGGACGCCGTCACCGCCGCCGCCGGGGACGGTCGAGGTGGTGCTCGATCCGGGCATGGCCTTCGGGACGGGCACGCACCCCACCACGGCGCTCTGCCTGGCGGGGCTCGACGAGCTCCTGGCCGCGTCGCCGGGGGCGGCGGTGCTCGACGTGGGCACGGGCTCGGGGCTGCTCGCCATCGCGGCGCGGAAGCTCGGCGCGGGGCGGGTGGCGGCCACCGAGAACGACCCGGTGGCGCTGCGGGTGGCGGAAGAGAACGCGGAGCGCAACGGCGTGCAGCTCGAGCTGAAGCTGGCCGCGCCGGACGAGGTCCAGGGCCGGTTCCCGATCGTCGTGGCGAACATCCTCGCCAACACGCTCGTCGAGCTGGCGCCGGGGATCGCGGCGCGGCTGGCGCCGGGCGGCGCGCTGCTCCTCTCCGGGATCCTGGCCGGACAGGAGGACGAGGTGCGCGCGGCCTACCTGGCGCAGGGGCTCGTGCCCGACCCGGCGCGGGAGCGGTCGCAGGCGGAGTGGCGCCTCCTGGCGCTCGCGAGGCCGGCGCCGTGA
- a CDS encoding mucoidy inhibitor MuiA family protein → MRPALLLTTLLPALALAAPAAVTAPSRVDAVTVYRSSARVTRAARVELAAGAARVLLAGLPDQLDDDSIRVEGKGTARARVFGVTVERVTAAEAAAAEGRAAEERLERLQDDDRALEDRIRAAQARLEFVKSLRSTYSEERSKNLAVRGVSAKEWGDLAAFVSAETAQATGEARKAEAARRELARRVAQARAELDKVQAKRAVTTKTVAVELEAERDGALELAVSYAVPSAGWTPVWDARLLPEASRMELSFLGSVWQRTGEDWSGVALSVSTAQPARGLFVPRLEPLYLHRAEPPRPMVATQALRRSAAAPSAAAPAPAERAEKSEAESYEVEAAQATVEDGLLATAFTAPRRETVDGSGQARKISLARFPLQAEVVRTAAPRVDGAAFLTAKAVNETGFPLLGGTAGVYVGEQFAGRTALPFTPAGGELELAFGADDRIEVDRKVLERRHETAGLLTKDEVYRFRVRIGVKNRYASPVAVRLLDLVPVSRDEKIAVAVLDGTTAPTREDPERPGVRIHELALGAREQKVVELRYEVRYPRGFPIAGLE, encoded by the coding sequence ATGCGCCCAGCCCTGCTGCTCACCACCCTGCTCCCCGCCCTCGCCCTCGCCGCGCCCGCCGCGGTGACGGCGCCGTCCCGCGTCGACGCGGTCACGGTCTACCGCTCGTCTGCGCGGGTCACCCGCGCGGCGCGGGTCGAGCTCGCGGCGGGAGCGGCGCGCGTCCTGCTGGCCGGGCTGCCGGACCAGCTCGACGACGACTCGATCCGGGTCGAGGGGAAGGGGACCGCGCGGGCGCGCGTGTTCGGGGTCACGGTCGAGCGGGTCACGGCGGCGGAGGCTGCGGCGGCGGAGGGGCGCGCGGCGGAGGAGCGGCTCGAGCGGCTGCAGGACGACGACCGCGCGCTCGAGGACCGGATCCGCGCGGCGCAGGCGCGCCTCGAGTTCGTGAAGTCGCTGCGCTCGACCTACTCGGAGGAGCGCTCGAAGAACCTGGCGGTCCGCGGCGTCTCGGCCAAGGAGTGGGGCGACCTGGCCGCGTTCGTCTCCGCCGAGACCGCCCAGGCCACCGGCGAGGCGCGCAAGGCCGAGGCGGCGCGGCGGGAGCTGGCGCGGCGGGTCGCGCAGGCGCGCGCCGAGCTGGACAAGGTCCAGGCGAAGCGCGCGGTCACCACCAAGACGGTCGCGGTCGAGCTCGAGGCGGAGCGGGACGGCGCGCTCGAGCTGGCGGTGTCGTACGCGGTCCCCTCCGCCGGCTGGACGCCGGTCTGGGACGCGCGCCTCCTGCCGGAGGCCTCCAGGATGGAGCTCTCCTTCCTCGGCTCGGTCTGGCAGCGCACGGGCGAGGACTGGAGCGGCGTCGCGCTCTCGGTCTCCACCGCGCAGCCCGCCCGCGGCCTGTTCGTGCCGCGCCTCGAGCCGCTCTACCTGCACCGGGCCGAGCCGCCGAGGCCGATGGTGGCCACGCAGGCGCTCCGGCGCTCCGCCGCGGCGCCGAGCGCGGCCGCGCCGGCGCCGGCGGAGCGCGCCGAGAAGAGCGAGGCGGAGTCGTACGAGGTGGAGGCGGCGCAAGCCACCGTCGAGGACGGGCTCCTCGCCACCGCCTTCACCGCGCCGCGGCGCGAGACCGTGGACGGCTCGGGGCAGGCCCGGAAGATCTCCCTGGCGCGCTTCCCGCTCCAGGCGGAGGTGGTCCGCACCGCGGCGCCGCGGGTGGACGGGGCGGCCTTCCTCACCGCCAAGGCGGTGAACGAGACCGGCTTCCCGCTCCTCGGCGGGACGGCGGGCGTGTACGTGGGCGAGCAGTTCGCCGGGCGCACCGCGCTCCCCTTCACCCCCGCCGGCGGCGAGCTCGAGCTCGCCTTCGGCGCGGACGACCGGATCGAGGTGGACCGCAAGGTGCTCGAGCGCAGGCACGAGACGGCGGGGCTGCTCACCAAGGACGAGGTCTACCGGTTCCGGGTCCGCATCGGCGTGAAGAACCGGTACGCGTCGCCGGTCGCGGTGAGGCTGCTCGACCTCGTGCCGGTGAGCCGCGACGAGAAGATCGCGGTGGCGGTGCTCGACGGCACGACCGCCCCGACGCGCGAGGACCCCGAGCGCCCCGGCGTCCGCATCCACGAGCTCGCGCTCGGCGCGCGGGAGCAGAAGGTGGTCGAGCTGCGCTACGAGGTGCGCTACCCGCGGGGCTTCCCGATCGCGGGGCTGGAGTGA
- a CDS encoding response regulator, producing the protein MGRELLLIDPDPALTEAIRRAFAPAGWSVTALAAGEPAVDRCRASRPDLVLLAAELPDMSGFSVCNRLKRALASLPLILYTTEANASAIEAHRQSRTHADDYLRQPLDLADLVGRASRLAGDGAPAPAPAPPPRKPRGAGGPPPIPGAAAPRAAAPAPAAVPLPAPLPPAPPVPDAGALEALFADWPRDPSPPRGTPEERVEFFRERLRVKDAFLGRVKEAVAAHQRASTSLHAALEARQDALAAAEVARRELERRLAETDEALSAAGAARDEVARRLAESEGTRQSLSEVLSETMQAQETAEQGWSQRLASADDARAALEASLAEARASGVAALEAERAARAEADARAGAERDELQVALAGARGERDAHAADASRLQAELSHALQQAEEARAAAARELAAERGDKDEARARAEGLAQELAEARAAGEALRGDLARERAGREAAEEALRLARGEATAQAEKAAALEHAHRALQAELAASQAQTADLAQALDEGRASAAGEVGRLSTAVAEAARREAQLSAERDELAGKLSAELRAGEAARAEAAALAAEVQRLAALEPQAAEAPRLRRDLAHAQEVLQQRTQQVEAAARTAHQAQADRERVKEQAAVELQGRASELARLGSELNAQKRRAAELEAQASAREAALQRAQAEAEAQRRALTGEAAQAEQRHAAEAERQRAALIELEKRLEAVARAEAQARRRVAELERDHAGAGARDAQLAEAQAALAKLREDFDDLRSENDFLNGEVARYHQKNKDLLAQLKKA; encoded by the coding sequence ATGGGACGCGAGCTCCTCCTCATCGATCCGGATCCGGCGCTGACGGAGGCCATCCGGCGCGCCTTCGCGCCGGCCGGCTGGAGCGTCACCGCGCTCGCCGCGGGAGAGCCGGCGGTGGACCGCTGCCGGGCCAGCCGGCCGGACCTGGTCCTGCTCGCGGCCGAGCTGCCGGACATGAGCGGCTTCTCGGTGTGCAACCGCCTGAAGCGCGCCCTCGCCTCGCTGCCGCTCATCCTCTACACGACCGAGGCGAACGCCTCGGCCATCGAGGCGCACCGGCAGTCGCGCACCCACGCCGACGACTACCTGCGCCAGCCGCTCGACCTCGCCGATCTGGTGGGGCGCGCCAGCCGGCTCGCGGGCGACGGCGCCCCTGCCCCGGCGCCCGCGCCGCCGCCGCGCAAGCCGCGCGGGGCGGGCGGGCCGCCGCCCATCCCGGGGGCGGCCGCGCCGCGCGCCGCCGCGCCGGCGCCCGCGGCGGTGCCGCTGCCGGCCCCGCTCCCGCCGGCGCCCCCCGTCCCCGACGCGGGCGCGCTCGAGGCGCTCTTCGCCGACTGGCCGCGCGACCCGTCGCCGCCGCGCGGCACGCCCGAGGAGCGGGTCGAGTTCTTCCGCGAGCGGCTGCGGGTGAAGGACGCGTTCCTGGGGCGGGTCAAGGAGGCGGTGGCGGCCCACCAGCGCGCGTCCACCTCCCTCCACGCGGCGCTCGAGGCGCGCCAGGACGCGCTCGCCGCCGCCGAGGTGGCGCGCCGCGAGCTGGAGCGGCGCCTGGCGGAGACGGACGAGGCGCTGTCCGCGGCCGGCGCCGCGCGCGACGAGGTCGCGCGGCGGCTGGCCGAGTCGGAGGGCACGCGCCAGTCGCTCTCCGAGGTGCTCTCCGAGACCATGCAGGCGCAGGAGACCGCCGAGCAGGGCTGGTCGCAGCGCCTGGCCTCGGCCGACGACGCCCGCGCGGCGCTGGAGGCGTCGCTGGCGGAGGCGCGCGCCAGCGGCGTCGCCGCGCTCGAGGCGGAGCGCGCCGCCCGCGCCGAGGCCGACGCCCGCGCCGGCGCCGAGCGCGACGAGCTGCAGGTGGCGCTCGCCGGCGCGCGGGGCGAGCGCGACGCGCACGCCGCCGACGCCTCCCGGCTCCAGGCGGAGCTCTCGCACGCGCTGCAGCAGGCGGAGGAGGCGCGCGCCGCCGCGGCGCGGGAGCTCGCGGCCGAGCGGGGCGACAAGGACGAGGCGCGCGCGCGGGCCGAGGGGCTGGCGCAGGAGCTGGCCGAGGCGCGGGCGGCGGGCGAGGCGCTCCGGGGCGACCTGGCGCGCGAGCGCGCCGGGCGCGAGGCGGCCGAGGAGGCGCTGCGGCTCGCCCGCGGCGAGGCCACGGCGCAGGCCGAGAAGGCCGCCGCGCTCGAGCACGCGCACCGGGCGCTGCAGGCGGAGCTGGCGGCCTCCCAGGCGCAGACGGCCGATCTGGCCCAGGCGCTCGACGAGGGGCGCGCCTCCGCCGCCGGCGAGGTGGGCCGGCTCAGCACGGCGGTCGCCGAGGCGGCGCGGCGCGAGGCGCAGCTCTCCGCGGAGCGCGACGAGCTGGCGGGCAAGCTCTCGGCCGAGCTGCGGGCCGGCGAGGCGGCGCGGGCCGAGGCGGCGGCGCTGGCGGCGGAGGTGCAGCGCCTGGCGGCGCTCGAGCCGCAGGCGGCCGAGGCGCCCCGGCTCCGCCGCGACCTGGCGCACGCGCAGGAGGTCCTGCAGCAGCGCACCCAGCAGGTGGAGGCCGCGGCGCGCACCGCCCACCAGGCGCAGGCCGACCGCGAGCGGGTGAAGGAGCAGGCGGCGGTCGAGCTGCAGGGTCGCGCGAGCGAGCTGGCGCGGCTCGGCTCGGAGCTCAACGCGCAGAAGCGGCGCGCGGCCGAGCTGGAGGCGCAGGCGAGCGCGCGCGAGGCGGCGCTGCAGCGGGCGCAGGCCGAGGCCGAGGCGCAGCGGCGCGCGCTGACCGGCGAGGCGGCCCAGGCGGAGCAGCGGCACGCGGCCGAGGCCGAGCGCCAGCGGGCGGCGCTGATCGAGCTGGAGAAGCGGCTCGAGGCGGTCGCCCGCGCCGAGGCGCAGGCGCGCCGCCGGGTGGCGGAGCTGGAGCGCGACCACGCCGGCGCCGGGGCGCGCGACGCGCAGCTCGCGGAGGCGCAGGCGGCGCTGGCGAAGCTCCGCGAGGACTTCGACGACCTCCGCTCCGAGAACGATTTTCTGAACGGCGAGGTGGCGCGCTACCACCAGAAGAACAAGGATCTGCTGGCGCAGCTCAAGAAGGCCTGA
- a CDS encoding coproporphyrinogen-III oxidase family protein, which produces MRPFGLYVHFPYCTVHCPYCDFAVATERAIPQERYTRAVLAELALRAPGFEGLAPRSLYLGGGTPSLWDPERVAEVVAAVRARFALPVGAEVTLEANPEAADRGRFAAYAQAGVNRFSVGVQSLDPGVLAKLGRRHRPEDAERAVRAAAEAVEDVAVDLIYGARRSTVAIARADAARVAAWPVTHVSAYALTLDREALAEETPLARLRRQGRLPLPSDDEVVAQARALRGALRRGGLARYEISNFARPGFESVHNRLYWESESYLGLGVGAYGARHAEGGEHAARYGNARTPAAYLAAVEAGRLPTAEEDLLGPRELAEERLMLALRLREGAPLAAIAPSRRGEIEALVRARLAVVRGERLVLTSRGLDLHSAVAERLMP; this is translated from the coding sequence TTGCGCCCCTTCGGCCTCTACGTCCACTTCCCCTACTGCACGGTCCACTGCCCGTACTGCGACTTCGCGGTCGCGACGGAGCGCGCGATCCCGCAGGAGCGCTACACCCGCGCCGTGCTGGCCGAGCTGGCGCTCCGCGCCCCCGGCTTCGAGGGCCTCGCGCCGCGCTCGCTCTACCTGGGCGGCGGCACGCCCTCGCTCTGGGACCCGGAGCGGGTGGCGGAGGTGGTGGCGGCGGTGCGCGCCCGGTTCGCGCTCCCGGTCGGCGCCGAGGTGACCCTGGAGGCGAACCCGGAGGCGGCCGACCGCGGCCGGTTCGCCGCCTACGCGCAGGCGGGGGTGAACCGCTTCTCGGTCGGCGTGCAGTCGCTCGACCCCGGCGTGCTCGCCAAGCTCGGCCGGCGGCACCGGCCCGAGGACGCGGAGCGAGCCGTGCGCGCCGCCGCCGAGGCGGTGGAGGACGTGGCGGTCGACCTCATCTACGGCGCGCGCCGGTCGACGGTCGCCATCGCGCGGGCGGACGCGGCGCGGGTGGCCGCCTGGCCGGTGACGCACGTCTCCGCCTACGCGCTCACGCTCGACCGCGAGGCGCTGGCCGAGGAGACGCCGCTCGCCCGCCTCCGCCGGCAGGGGCGCCTGCCGCTGCCCTCCGACGACGAGGTGGTGGCGCAGGCGCGCGCCCTGCGCGGCGCGCTGCGGCGCGGCGGGCTCGCGCGCTACGAGATCTCGAACTTCGCGCGCCCCGGCTTCGAGTCGGTCCACAACCGCCTCTACTGGGAGTCCGAGAGCTACCTCGGCCTCGGCGTCGGCGCGTACGGCGCGCGGCACGCCGAGGGCGGCGAGCACGCCGCGCGGTACGGCAACGCGCGGACCCCCGCCGCCTACCTGGCGGCGGTCGAGGCGGGGCGGCTGCCGACGGCCGAGGAGGACCTCCTCGGCCCGCGCGAGCTGGCCGAGGAGCGGCTCATGCTGGCGCTGCGCCTGCGGGAGGGCGCGCCGCTGGCCGCGATCGCGCCGTCGCGCCGTGGCGAGATCGAGGCGCTCGTGCGGGCCCGGCTGGCGGTGGTGCGCGGCGAGCGCCTCGTGCTGACGAGCCGCGGCCTCGACCTCCACAGCGCGGTGGCGGAGCGGCTGATGCCGTGA